Proteins found in one Leguminivora glycinivorella isolate SPB_JAAS2020 chromosome 4, LegGlyc_1.1, whole genome shotgun sequence genomic segment:
- the LOC125225830 gene encoding uncharacterized protein LOC125225830, whose amino-acid sequence MRAKIVISFLICFVAFCDALPESEGVEARGKKKKIALFIYFADLVLKKFFILKLIYAFVFWLVIHKAGYFLTWFISYLKEAKKDHHDHVHYGPHHFDDGPSYGPSYGPSYGPYKRKNY is encoded by the exons ATGCGTGCTAAGATCGTAATTTCTTTTTTAATCTGTTTTGTGGCATTTTGCGACGCGCTTCCGGAGTCTGAAGGCGTCGAGGCGAGAGGGAAGAAAAAGAAAATCGCGcttttta TATACTTCGCCGACCTGGTCCTAAAGAAGTTCTTCATTCTCAAGCTGATCTACGCCTTCGTGTTCTGGCTGGTCATCCACAAAGCCGGCTACTTCCTCACCTGGTTCATCAGCTACCTCAAGGAGGCGAAGAAGGACCACCACGACCATGTCCACTATGGGCCCCATCATTTTGACGATGGCCCCAGTTATGGGCCCAGCTACGGACCCAGTTATGGGCCTTATAAGAGGAAGAATTATTAG